TTTGGAGTTATATGTGTTGCAGATATCTTCTCTAACTCTGCCTTGCATTGTAACTCTCCTCGTGGTAGCTTTTAATGAACAGAagatcttaattttaatgtaatctaATTATCTGTCCTTGTGCCAATACCACAGCCTTAAAAGGTAATTCAGttttatagtaaatcttgaaatGTTTTGCATATGTCTTccagctttttcttgtttttcaataTTGCCTTGTCTATTCTTGGTTCATTGCATTTCCATAAACTTTAGCATTCAGTTAATGTCTGAGATTTTTTATTAGAATTGTATTAGATCTATATAGATCAAATTTGGACAGAATTGCCAACTTAGCAATCTTGAGCCTTCTGCTACATGATCATGATCTATTCCTCCATTCatttaagtcttctttaattttgctCAGCAATGTCTTATATCATTCCATGTAGAAGTCTTGcacatcttttgttagatttattcctatgtgtttggttttttttaatgttattgtaaatggcatccttttaaattttaattttctatttattgacaAGATTTAGAAATTTAATTGATGTTTATATTTACTGTAGACCTAGTATCCCTAATAAAGTcacatgttttttgttgttgttgtttttgagttgttgtttttgtttttgagtctcactctgtcacccaggctggagtgcagtaatgtgatcttggctcactgcaacctccaccttctcggttcaagcaattctcatgtctcatcctcctgaatagctgggattacaggcatatgccaccatgcctggctgtttttttggtattttattagagatgggggtttgccatgttgaccaggctggtctcgaactcctggcttcaagtgatccacctgcctggacctcccaaagtgctgggattacaggtgtgagccatcatgcccggtcTAAGCTCAGATGTTAATTGTAATTAATTGTAATGTTCATATGTAGATTCTTTGGGTTTATCTATGATACGCAgtcatatcatctgtgaataatAACAGTATTATTTATTCTGTCCCAGCCCTtatgcttttaatttccttttcttgtgttCTGTACTGGCTCTGTGCCTTTGGAGCTAATGAggtttttccctctttccttccagaTGAGACTGAGGCACACATTGACTATGAAGATAACTTCCCTGATGACAGATCTGTGTCATTCAGAGAGCTCATGGAGGATTCCCGGACAGAGGCAGAAGAGGACAGGAGTCAGGGAGACTCGTCTGAGAAGGCTCCAAAACAGGACCATCTGGTCTCCATTTCTGTGGGGAGAGAAAACATAGCCCAGGATAAAGGCTTTGTGCCAACCACAGGCTTGCCTGGCGCTGGGAGCAGTGTCTCTGCAGACTCGCCAGGATCGCGGCTGCTCCAGAAGCACTTGTTCTGGTTTCCTGCTGAGGCTTTCCACAAGCCTGGGTTGGAAAAGGAGGTGGATGATGACACCAAAAAGCAGTTTTCTGCTGGAGACAACCACAGTGGTGTAAAATTGGTCCCAGGTGAACCTGAAACTAAGGTGATCTATGACAACACTGATGGTCCCTTGGGGCCATTTGTGGGCAAGAATGATAGCAAGGCAGGGGATCCAGTGGTGAGCAGCAGTGATGAGTCCTGGTTAGATGGCTACCCTGTGACAGATGGGGCTTggaggaagacagaggcagaagaggaagaagatgggGACAGAGGGGATGGGTCAGTAGGACTAGATGAAAACATCCTACTTACTCCTGATCAGCCCATTCTTGTGGAAGTTAAGAAGCCCTGGAGTAGCATCCTCACACCAAGCGAGGGCATGACCCATAGTTCAATTCTTCCATCTCAAATGCTAGATGTGGAAGCTTTGGCGCTCAGACCCGTGAGTGTGTCCGAGACTGAGGGCAATGGGGATGGTGACTTGACCAAGTACCAGTCAACTCTATCCTGGAGATTCACCACAGAGGAGTCTCCGATGGCCACCCTGCCCTATGAGCTTACCAGCTCCACCCTGGAGATATTAACAGCGACCACTGTCAAGCAGACACCTAACCACATCCCCTCAACGATCATGGCAACCACCCAGCCTCCAGGAGAAACCACTGCTCCTGAGATCCAGGACAGCTTCCCATACCTGCTGTCTGAAGACTTCTTCGGACAGGAAGGCCCCAGGCCGGGTACGAGGGAGGAACTTCATCCCACCTTGGAGTCCTGTGTGGGGGGCGGATGTCCTGGCCTCAGTAGAGGCCCTGTGATCGCCACCATTGTCACCGTCCTGTGCCTACTGCTGCTCCTGGCAGGTGTGGGGATGGTGTGGGGCTACCGCAAGTACCAGCACAAGAGCTCCGTGTACAAGCTGAATGTTGGCCAGCGGCAGGCTCGGCACTACCACCAGCAGATCGAGATGGAGAAGGTCTAGGCACCTTCGGAGTGGGTTCTCCCAAAGCCACTGGGGAGGAAAATAACTGTGACACATCACACTGATAATTTACTAGAGCATGACGCAGGTGGACTGGGGCTCATCATGTTTTCCTCAGCCCTTTGTTTTATAGGCTGAGAAGTGTCTCTGGAGCacctgggagggcagggaggcTTTGGTGGCATCATCACTCACATCAGTGTCTTCACCATCTGCCGTGGAATTGACTACACTAATCCCAGACCTGTGCTTGGGCCCTGTTTCCAGTGTGAGGTTGAAAATCGCCCCTTCTTTCAtcacagtattattattattattgttttgtttttgtttttgtttttgttttttgagatggagtctcatgctgttgcccaggctggagtgcagtggcacaatctgagctcactgcaacctctgcctcccaagttcaagcaattctcctgcctcagcctcccaagtagttgggattacaggcatgcaccaccatgcccggctaattttttttgtatttttagtagaaatggagtttcaccatgttggccagactggtcaagaacgcctgacctcaagtgatccaccctcctttgcctcccaaagtgctaggattccaggtgtggGCCACATGACAGTATTACCTTTTTGAAGAAAGAAGATCACCAGCTTCATGCCCTGAAATTTTATAAATAGCCATGATAAACCAAGTGTATGAGAGCAGTATTATTTAGGACATGGATATTGAATTATTGGGAGAGGAATATGGAAGAATAATGGGTTGTTTCCTTTTAATGTTGTGATGTTGCTGAGGGCAGATGAACCAAGAGCCAGGACACAGTCCAGAAGCTCtgaggtttcttttttcattgtttcttgaaATTAGAGGGAATTTAAGACTGACATTTTATTGGGGGAGGTGAGGAATGAAGAAACACACATCCCCCTCTGTTCCCTCCATTTTGTGGGACAGCctatcatttattatattttattttcaatctttcctGGTTAAggatttgctattattttttaaaaacaaagttagcTTTGTACCAGTAAGTACCATTTCCTCTCAGAAGCAGTGGCCTAGTTGTCCTTGACCAGTCTGTGCCTAGGAATGTCTTGGAATTTTTGCCAGGACTAACAAAACTCAGTCCTTGGTTTCCTCTCTCAGGATTAACCATTTCTCTGAACTCCAGTAGAGGGAATGACacgggagaaaaaaaaaaaaaaaaagaaatgttttcagagGGCCGAACACCAGGATATCAAGTATGGGCACATATTTGATGGAGAAGCAGAAGAATCTGTAAAAGAGTATGAAATGATCTGTGCTGATCTGTTCTCTAGTGTGGAAACCGGGAGCTCTGTGGAAACAGAATCCATCCTGTCTGTTGGACAACCCATTTCATGGCATCTAAATCATTTCTTAGGGTGGCTCAGCCAGTATGGTTtatggcagtggttctcaaagtgtggtcctcagaccagtagcatcagcatcacctgggaatttgttgGAGATGCAAATTCTCTAGTCCCACCCTAGACTCAGGAAACAGGAACCCTGGGAGTAGGGCCCAGTTCTCTGTgtttttaacaagccctccaggtgattttgatgtgCACTCAAGTTTGAGAGCCTATTGGTTTATAATAAGCTCAAATGTGAACTTCAAGGCCAGCTGAACTCCTAAAGGCACAGAAGATGagtatgtggtgtgtgttgtgtggaaGTCAGGCATGGCTGTGTGCAGCTGAGGTGGCATTTGAAGCTGCCCAAATGCTACCTGCAATAGTCTCCTGTATGTTGGCACAGAAATGAAAcatgttatatttttctaatatgaaTCACCTTCTTGGAAATAGTTACCAGTGGTAAAAGGTGAacacaatacatttattttgagacaccaTAGGAGTCTAAGTGTTTTTGTGTGGTAGAGGGAAATCCTGATCTTTTTTATGATTGAAAAATTGTTGGTGGTGTTTTacctaaggaaaaaataattcacaaCATGCTTTCTACCCTGCCACCTCTTTTCAGCAAGCTTTGGAAAAATACTAGGTGAAGTAGCCATAAAGAAAAGCAGCATAATCGAAGATCTTAGTCCCCATAGTTGGGTAAAATAAAGCCTGAAGGCACCAACTAGAATACCTATGCATCAGATGAAGTCAAGAACAATAGGAATAAAATGCTTTCTGCATGTAGCCAAAGCAAAACATAATAGAATAAAAGCCAGagactgtatatatttataaattagatCGTAATCTACTGCAagataacttttctatttttaactatATAAAATGACCTCTGTTCCAGCATTGGGACTGTGTTAGTAACTATTATTATGGAATAACCCAAAACATTGAATTTATACCAACAAATAAATAGGCAATATTAATACATgtgtattaataaatttattacaaattatcaatacatgtaaatgttttatttgtagaTATGAACTGTGAAATAAACCCAACACATCAGTTTTTAAGATCTTATTGGTGTGGTATCCTCTAAATTAATGTTATAGAATCTAAAACTGCATGTTGAAAGGGAATGATTAAAATACTATAAATCTAAATTGTATGTCATGCATGTTTTGAGAATGGTGAATGTTTAATGCTCATGAAAATTGGGGGAGGGGGTTCTATTAACACAAAGCTtctgagatatttaaaataaataattattgccCCAACAGTTgctgaatgtattttatttctaggcTACTGCaccatggtttaaaaaaaaaaaaaaatctcactgggcacagtggctcacactggtaatcccagtacattgggaggctgaggcaggcagatcacttgaggtcaggagttcgagaccagcctggccaacatggtgaaaccttttctgtactaaaaatacaaaaattagctgggcgtggtagtgcacgcttgtagtaccagctactcgggaggctgtggcaggagaactgcttgaacggggaggtggaggttgcagtgaactgagatcatgctactgcactccagtctggggggacagagcaaggctccatctaaaaaaaaaaaaaaaaaaaaaattctctagtAATCTTGAAAATAATGTCTTAATACTTACTATATCTAAGATCTAAGATTGTCCTTTCTAAACCTACCTCTCAGCTGTGTTACCTCCTGCAGCAGGATTTTAGGGACGTTTGTGGCACTcttgcccctcctccctccctacttCCCTCTTCCTTGCCCCAACCAGAGACCACTCACTTCACTGCAACGAAACACCCAGGACCTCACTATTCAAAGTGTGGCTCCTGCCCCGGTAGCCCAGGCACTGCAAGCAAGTACACAATCTCAGGCCGCACCCCAGGACTGCTGAATCAGGATCTGCATCTAACAGGATGCCCAGGTGGCGGGCATGAATGGTAAAGCTTGAGAAGCGCTGGCCTAAGAGAGAACTGATTATCCCCTTTCTCTTCACAGGACACTCAAAGGAGTAATTAGAGGGTTAGCTGAAGGGAC
Above is a window of Macaca thibetana thibetana isolate TM-01 chromosome 2, ASM2454274v1, whole genome shotgun sequence DNA encoding:
- the SUSD5 gene encoding sushi domain-containing protein 5, which codes for MTAEEPSPPARWHSRLPGLWAAALLLLGLPRLSVRADGKLFVLESQNGSQGLELEAARLSCKSRGAHLVSADELRRVVQDCSFAVCATGWLADGTLGTTVCSKGSGEQQIMRAVDVRIESNPVPGGTYGALCIKDEEKPCGDPPSFPHTILQGRTGLEMGDELLYVCAPGHITGHRETAFTLLCNSCGEWYGLVQACGKDETEAHIDYEDNFPDDRSVSFRELMEDSRTEAEEDRSQGDSSEKAPKQDHLVSISVGRENIAQDKGFVPTTGLPGAGSSVSADSPGSRLLQKHLFWFPAEAFHKPGLEKEVDDDTKKQFSAGDNHSGVKLVPGEPETKVIYDNTDGPLGPFVGKNDSKAGDPVVSSSDESWLDGYPVTDGAWRKTEAEEEEDGDRGDGSVGLDENILLTPDQPILVEVKKPWSSILTPSEGMTHSSILPSQMLDVEALALRPVSVSETEGNGDGDLTKYQSTLSWRFTTEESPMATLPYELTSSTLEILTATTVKQTPNHIPSTIMATTQPPGETTAPEIQDSFPYLLSEDFFGQEGPRPGTREELHPTLESCVGGGCPGLSRGPVIATIVTVLCLLLLLAGVGMVWGYRKYQHKSSVYKLNVGQRQARHYHQQIEMEKV